In the genome of Streptomyces lydicus, the window GAGCATTCTGCAGACGCAGTACGGGCTGACGGAGCCGGCCGCGTTCCGGTGGATCCAGAAGACGTCGATGGACCGCCGGCTGTCGATGCAGCAGGTCGCGGAGGCGGTCATCGAGGACGCCGAGGAGAAGAAGCAGCAGCAGAAGGACCAGTAGCCGGCGGTAGCCGGGCTGGTCCTGAGGGCGCGAGCGGCCCCGTACCGATCTTCATCGGTGCGGGGCCGCTCGCGTCGGTGCGGGTGGGTCAGTCCTCGCCGAGGTAGGCCTTGCGGACGGATTCGTCGTGGAGGAGGGATGCGCCGCTGCCGGAGAGGACGATGCGGCCGATTTCCATGACGTGTCCTTGGTCGGCGAGGGAGAGTGCGGCCTGGGCGTTCTGTTCGACGAGGAGGATGGTGGTGCCTTGGGAGCGGAGTTCGCGGATGGTTTCCATGATCTTCTGCATCATGATCGGGGAGAGGCCCATGGAGGGCTCGTCGAGCATGAGGAGTTTGGGGCGGGACATCAGGGCGCGGCCCATGGCGAGCATTTGCTGTTCGCCGCCGGAGAGGGTGCCGGAGGCTTGTTTTCTGCGTTCGCCGAGGATGGGGAAGAGTTCGTAGACGCGTTGGATGTCTTTCTCGATGCCGTCGGTGTCCTTGCGGAGGAAGGCGCCGAGCTGGAGGTTTTCGGCGATGGTGAGGCGGGGGAAGAGGCGGCGGCCTTCGGGGGAGTGGGCGAGGCCGCGTTCGACGATCTTGTGGGCGGGGACGCCGTCGAGTGGTTCGCCGTCGAAGGTGATCTTGCCGGCGAGGGGCTTGAGGAGTCCTGAGAGGGTGCGCAGGGTGGTGGTCTTGCCGGCGCCGTTGGTGCCGATGAGGGTGACGGCCTGTCCTGCTTCGACGGAGAACGAGATGCCTTTGACGGCTTCGATCTTGCCGTAGGCGACGCGGAGGTCCTCGACTTGGAGCAGTGCGGTCATGGGGTGTCTCCGGTCTGTCCCTGGGCCGGGTGGTCTGGTGGGGCTGGTGGGGTCGTCCCGTCTGCTGCGTCGGGTTGTCCTGGCCCTGCCGCCTGTCCTGGCCCTTCCGCCTGTCCTGGCCCGTCGGCGTTTTCCGTCCCGGCTGCCGGGCCTGTTGTGCCGTCCGTGCCTGTTGTTCCGTCCGGCGCTGTTGTGCCGTCCGGGTCGGTGGTGTCGTCCGGCGCCGGCATGCCGTCGACGGGTGTGCCGAGGTAGGCGGCGATGACGCGTTCGTCGGCCTGGACGATCTCGGCGGTGCCCTCGACGAGTTTCTGTCCCTGGACGAGGACGGCGACGCGGTCGCAGAGGTTGAAGATGAAGCGCATGTCGTGCTCGATGACGAGGACGGCGGTGCCCTGTGCGCGGATGGCGAGGACGAGGTCCTGGGTGGCGCGGGTTTCCTGGGGGTTCATGCCGGCGGTGGGTTCGTCCAGGAGGAGGAGTCCGGGTTCGCTGGCGAGGGCGCGGGCGATTTCGAGCTTGCGTTGTTCGCCGTAGGGGAGGTTGCGGGCGAGGTGGTCGCGTTTGTGGGCGAGGCCGGTGAATTCCAGGAGTTCCATGGCGCGTTGTTCGCTGGTGCGTTCGGCTTTTTTGAAGCCGGGGCCGCGCAGGAGGGCGGACCAGAGGCCTTCTTTGGTGCGGGTGTGGCGTCCGACGAGGACGTTTTCGAGGACGGTCATGTTGGCGAAGAGGCGGATGTTCTGGAAGGTGCGGGCGACGCCGGCCTGGGTGACGAGGTGGGGTTTGCGGGAGAGACGGGTGCCTCGGTAGCTGACGGTGCCTTCGGTGGGCACGTAGAGGCCGGTGAGGCAGTTGAAGAAGGTGGTTTTGCCGGCGCCGTTGGGGCCGATGAGGCCGACGATTTCGCCGGTGCCGACGGTGAGGCTGACGTCGCGTACGGCGGTGAGTCCGCCGAAGCGCATGGTGACGCCGTCGGCTCGCAGGACGGTGTCGGTGTCAGTGGCGGGTGCGAGGCTGGTGGGTGTGGTCATGGTCGTCACGCCTTTGCCTGGGTGGCGCCGAGGGTGGCGTCTGCGTCGGGGAGGCGCTGGTCGGGCACGTCGAGTTGGCCGGTCTCGTGGAATTCGAGTTGTTTTCTGCGGTCGGGGATGAGGCCTTCGGGGCGGAAGCGCATGAGGAGGACGAGGGCGATGCCGAAGAGCAGGAGTTGGTAGTCCTGGATGAAGTCGAGTTTGGCCGGGATGAGGAAGAGGAGGGCGGCGCCGACTAGGGGGCCGCTGAGGGTTCCCATGCCGCCGAGGATGACGGCGGCGAGGAGGAAGGCGGAGTTGGGGGGCTGGGGGCCGGCGAACTGGAATTGTTCGGGGGTGGCGGTGGTGACGACGTGGGCGTGGACGGTGCCGGCGAGTCCGGCGAGGGCCGCGCCGAGGGCGAAGGCGAGGAGGCGGAGGCGGAAGCTGTTGATGCCCATGGCGATGGCGGCGGTTTCGTCTTCGCGGATGGCGATCCAGGCGCGGCCGATGCGGGAGGCTGCGGCGCGT includes:
- a CDS encoding ABC transporter ATP-binding protein; the encoded protein is MTALLQVEDLRVAYGKIEAVKGISFSVEAGQAVTLIGTNGAGKTTTLRTLSGLLKPLAGKITFDGEPLDGVPAHKIVERGLAHSPEGRRLFPRLTIAENLQLGAFLRKDTDGIEKDIQRVYELFPILGERRKQASGTLSGGEQQMLAMGRALMSRPKLLMLDEPSMGLSPIMMQKIMETIRELRSQGTTILLVEQNAQAALSLADQGHVMEIGRIVLSGSGASLLHDESVRKAYLGED
- a CDS encoding ABC transporter ATP-binding protein, which produces MTTPTSLAPATDTDTVLRADGVTMRFGGLTAVRDVSLTVGTGEIVGLIGPNGAGKTTFFNCLTGLYVPTEGTVSYRGTRLSRKPHLVTQAGVARTFQNIRLFANMTVLENVLVGRHTRTKEGLWSALLRGPGFKKAERTSEQRAMELLEFTGLAHKRDHLARNLPYGEQRKLEIARALASEPGLLLLDEPTAGMNPQETRATQDLVLAIRAQGTAVLVIEHDMRFIFNLCDRVAVLVQGQKLVEGTAEIVQADERVIAAYLGTPVDGMPAPDDTTDPDGTTAPDGTTGTDGTTGPAAGTENADGPGQAEGPGQAAGPGQPDAADGTTPPAPPDHPAQGQTGDTP